One part of the Thermodesulfobacterium commune DSM 2178 genome encodes these proteins:
- a CDS encoding AAA-type ATPase lid domain-containing protein, translated as MNDFKKPPSRGLFKIKPVKVVLKEFIDLPYLNTILGKLEKLYASKIPFLLWGERGVGKSSIAKLVHHSANKNHPFFYLDCLECFYKEEILKEFYLLQNQNGTIFLKHLEAFPEELLRNLLKFILYNSQLKIIASSSTSEIQSDPIKTYFYIFQVLPLRERKDDIPVLLSHFLNKFNRIYNKKISFHPSTIEILKEYPWPDNILEIQNLVERLVIFKNKKIYPRDIFGFLGLNFQQKLTKL; from the coding sequence ATGAATGATTTTAAAAAGCCCCCTTCTCGGGGGCTTTTTAAAATTAAACCTGTTAAAGTTGTTCTTAAGGAATTTATCGACCTTCCTTATTTGAATACGATATTGGGTAAACTGGAAAAACTGTATGCTTCTAAAATTCCCTTTCTTTTGTGGGGAGAAAGAGGAGTTGGAAAATCTTCTATAGCTAAATTAGTCCACCATTCAGCAAATAAAAACCATCCTTTCTTTTATTTAGACTGTTTAGAATGTTTTTATAAAGAAGAAATACTTAAAGAGTTTTATCTTCTGCAAAATCAAAATGGAACTATCTTTTTAAAACACTTAGAGGCCTTTCCAGAAGAACTTTTAAGGAATTTGCTTAAATTTATTTTATATAACTCTCAATTAAAAATAATAGCTTCATCTTCTACTTCAGAAATTCAGTCAGACCCAATTAAAACTTACTTTTATATCTTTCAGGTTCTACCTTTAAGAGAAAGAAAAGATGATATTCCTGTTCTTTTATCTCATTTTTTAAATAAATTTAACCGTATATACAACAAGAAAATTTCCTTTCATCCTTCAACCATAGAAATATTAAAAGAATATCCTTGGCCTGATAACATATTAGAAATCCAAAATTTAGTAGAAAGACTAGTAATTTTTAAAAATAAAAAAATATATCCAAGAGACATTTTTGGTTTTTTAGGTCTTAACTTTCAACAAAAATTAACAAAATTGTAA
- a CDS encoding glutamine synthetase family protein codes for MLNKPRDKKDVMELIKAHDVMFVKLWFTDVLGQLKSFTIHVDELEVAFEEGMGFDGSSIQGFARIDESDMVAIPDPTTFIILPWRPKEKTVARMFCDIYEPDGSPYKGDPRYVLKKALEKMQEMGFTNFFVGPELEFFYFKSPNNPEILDQGGYFDYSLDAAEDLRRDTILALEAMGIRVEYSHHEVAPSQHEIDLRYANALDMADIVMTYKVTVKEIAQKYGVYATFMPKPIFGVNGSGMHTHQSLFIGDKNAFFDPQDPYHLSDIAKQYTAGILNHIREITLVLNQWVNSYKRLVPGYEAPVYICWARRNRSALIRVPMYKPGKEKATRIELRSPDPGCNPYLAFAAMLWAGLKGIQNKYTLPDPVELDVYHLTPEERKKLGIKELPGSLYEAIEEAEKGTVLREVLGEHIYNQLITNKKLEWDDYRIRVFEYEIEKYLPVL; via the coding sequence ATGCTAAACAAACCCAGAGACAAAAAAGATGTGATGGAACTTATCAAAGCTCATGATGTAATGTTTGTAAAGCTCTGGTTTACCGATGTATTAGGTCAACTAAAAAGTTTTACCATCCACGTAGATGAATTAGAGGTTGCCTTTGAGGAAGGGATGGGATTTGACGGTTCTTCTATCCAGGGGTTTGCAAGGATTGATGAATCAGATATGGTGGCTATTCCAGACCCAACGACTTTTATCATTCTTCCTTGGAGACCTAAAGAAAAAACTGTAGCAAGGATGTTTTGCGATATCTATGAACCAGATGGTAGTCCTTATAAAGGAGACCCAAGGTATGTGTTAAAGAAAGCGTTAGAAAAAATGCAAGAAATGGGTTTTACAAATTTTTTTGTAGGACCTGAGTTAGAGTTTTTCTACTTTAAATCACCTAATAATCCTGAAATTTTGGATCAGGGGGGATACTTTGATTATTCCTTAGATGCTGCTGAAGACCTAAGAAGAGATACCATTTTGGCTTTAGAAGCCATGGGGATTAGGGTTGAGTATTCTCATCATGAGGTGGCTCCTTCTCAACACGAAATAGACTTAAGGTATGCCAACGCTTTAGACATGGCAGATATCGTTATGACTTACAAGGTTACTGTTAAAGAAATAGCTCAAAAATATGGAGTTTATGCTACCTTCATGCCTAAACCTATATTTGGAGTAAACGGAAGTGGTATGCATACCCACCAGTCTCTTTTCATAGGAGATAAAAATGCCTTTTTTGACCCTCAAGACCCATATCATCTTTCTGATATTGCCAAACAATATACCGCCGGAATACTTAATCATATTAGAGAAATCACTTTAGTGCTTAATCAATGGGTAAATTCCTATAAAAGACTGGTTCCTGGATACGAAGCTCCGGTTTACATCTGTTGGGCAAGAAGAAATAGGTCTGCCTTAATTAGGGTTCCTATGTATAAACCAGGAAAAGAGAAAGCTACCAGGATTGAACTTAGGTCTCCTGACCCAGGATGTAATCCATATTTAGCGTTTGCAGCCATGCTTTGGGCAGGCTTAAAAGGAATTCAAAATAAATACACATTGCCAGACCCTGTAGAACTCGATGTATACCATCTAACTCCTGAAGAAAGAAAAAAGTTAGGTATAAAAGAGTTGCCCGGAAGCTTGTATGAGGCCATAGAGGAGGCAGAAAAAGGTACGGTGTTAAGGGAGGTTTTAGGTGAACACATCTATAATCAGCTTATCACAAACAAAAAATTAGAATGGGATGATTACAGAATAAGGGTTTTTGAATACGAAATAGAAAAATACCTGCCAGTCCTTTAA
- a CDS encoding sigma-54 interaction domain-containing protein, whose amino-acid sequence MISKNQIERAYQELLTLFKVSKVLSSSLNIFENLKNALQILAEDLYLTRGTVTLFDSAVNELKIVVAYGLTEEQIRRGRYKIGEGIVGKVFESGQPMIVPNIGEEPMFLNKTGARVKKDKISFLCVPIKLGDEIFGVLSVDRIFDVNTDFAEDLRVLEILATLFAQIIKIYNLLYEEKKKREFFEKEVKKKYQFYNLVYSSEQMRQIIKICEKISSTKAPVLIQGESGTGKELIAKAIHFNSDRADKPFIAINCAAIPENLLEAELFGYEKGAFTGAFTSKPGKFELANGGTLFLDEIGDLPLSLQAKLLRVLQEHTFERLGGTKSIKVDFRLISATHKNLKELISQGKFREDLYFRINVVNIYIPPLRERKEDIVVLIEHFLNQLNQKYQKSVKISKEVLKIFLEYPWPGNVRELENTLESMVILSDDELITPEHLPEVFKSCQISQPKSDVQESSLQAINLKQQIEEEEKQRIISALKACKFNQTQAAKLLGMTRRQLNYRLHKYGII is encoded by the coding sequence ATGATATCAAAAAATCAAATAGAACGAGCTTACCAAGAACTTCTTACTTTGTTTAAAGTGAGTAAGGTTTTAAGTTCATCTTTAAACATTTTTGAAAATTTGAAAAATGCTCTGCAAATACTTGCAGAAGACCTATATTTAACAAGGGGCACGGTTACGCTTTTTGATTCAGCTGTTAATGAGCTAAAAATAGTTGTAGCCTATGGACTTACAGAAGAACAGATTAGAAGAGGACGTTACAAAATTGGAGAAGGTATTGTAGGTAAGGTTTTTGAATCAGGACAACCTATGATTGTACCAAACATAGGTGAAGAACCTATGTTTTTAAATAAAACAGGGGCCAGGGTTAAAAAAGACAAAATTTCTTTTTTATGTGTTCCCATCAAGTTAGGAGATGAAATCTTTGGGGTTTTATCGGTTGACAGGATATTTGATGTAAATACAGATTTTGCTGAAGACCTAAGGGTTTTAGAAATTTTAGCCACACTCTTTGCTCAGATAATAAAGATTTACAACTTACTCTATGAGGAGAAAAAGAAAAGAGAATTTTTTGAAAAAGAGGTAAAGAAAAAATATCAGTTTTACAATCTTGTATATTCTTCAGAACAGATGAGACAGATAATAAAGATATGTGAAAAAATCTCCTCTACCAAGGCTCCAGTTTTAATTCAGGGAGAAAGTGGTACCGGAAAAGAGTTAATAGCTAAAGCCATCCACTTTAACAGTGATAGAGCAGACAAACCTTTTATAGCCATAAATTGTGCGGCTATCCCAGAAAATTTATTAGAGGCAGAGCTTTTTGGTTATGAAAAAGGGGCTTTTACCGGAGCTTTTACCTCTAAGCCTGGAAAATTTGAGTTGGCTAACGGAGGGACTCTATTTTTAGATGAAATCGGAGATCTTCCTTTATCTCTTCAAGCTAAGTTGTTAAGGGTTTTACAGGAGCATACCTTTGAAAGATTAGGAGGAACTAAATCCATAAAGGTAGATTTTCGTTTGATTTCAGCTACGCATAAAAACTTAAAAGAGCTTATCAGCCAGGGTAAGTTTAGAGAGGATCTGTACTTTAGAATAAACGTAGTAAACATATACATACCTCCTTTAAGGGAAAGAAAAGAAGATATAGTGGTTTTAATCGAACATTTTTTAAATCAACTAAACCAAAAATATCAAAAATCGGTAAAAATTTCTAAAGAAGTTTTAAAAATTTTTTTAGAATATCCTTGGCCAGGTAATGTAAGAGAACTTGAAAATACTCTTGAAAGTATGGTAATACTCTCTGATGATGAATTGATTACACCAGAACACCTACCTGAAGTTTTTAAATCTTGTCAAATAAGTCAACCTAAATCTGATGTTCAAGAAAGTTCCTTACAAGCCATCAACCTCAAGCAACAAATAGAGGAAGAGGAGAAACAAAGGATCATCTCAGCACTTAAAGCTTGCAAGTTTAACCAAACGCAAGCAGCTAAACTTTTAGGGATGACAAGAAGACAGCTAAACTATCGTCTTCATAAGTATGGTATCATCTAA
- a CDS encoding type 1 glutamine amidotransferase, with protein MIAIIKNVKEEGPGSIETYLKKYRIPYKIFEAQEGELPFSLDDYTGLIVMGGPMGVYEMEQYPYLRGVAQIIEKAINKNLKVLGICLGAQLIAHVLGAKVFKGPKEEIGWFEVELTPQGLEDPLMLSLATHPATGQISKKFKVFQWHGDTFDLPSGAIHLARSTLYENQAFKFDQKVYALQFHVEVTKNIIAQWFEDFPLKNVILKESEEIYIEYSLRAKNFYDKFFTL; from the coding sequence ATGATAGCTATCATAAAAAATGTAAAAGAAGAAGGGCCTGGAAGTATAGAGACCTATCTAAAAAAATACCGGATCCCTTATAAAATTTTTGAAGCTCAAGAAGGAGAACTACCTTTCAGTTTAGATGATTACACCGGGTTAATTGTAATGGGTGGACCGATGGGAGTATATGAAATGGAGCAATACCCCTATTTAAGGGGTGTTGCTCAAATTATAGAAAAAGCAATCAATAAAAACTTAAAAGTCCTGGGGATCTGTCTTGGAGCTCAGTTGATAGCTCATGTTCTCGGGGCTAAAGTTTTTAAAGGACCTAAAGAGGAAATTGGTTGGTTTGAGGTTGAATTAACTCCCCAAGGTTTAGAAGATCCTTTGATGCTTTCTTTAGCTACACATCCTGCAACAGGCCAAATTTCTAAGAAATTTAAAGTATTCCAGTGGCATGGAGACACTTTTGACCTCCCCTCAGGGGCTATCCATCTTGCAAGATCAACTCTTTATGAAAACCAAGCTTTTAAATTTGATCAAAAGGTTTATGCCCTTCAATTTCACGTAGAAGTAACCAAAAATATAATTGCCCAATGGTTTGAGGACTTTCCTTTAAAAAACGTTATACTTAAAGAATCAGAAGAAATCTATATAGAATACTCATTAAGGGCAAAAAATTTTTATGACAAATTCTTTACCCTTTAA
- a CDS encoding P-II family nitrogen regulator yields the protein MKKIEAIIKQVKLEEVKDALVMAGIQGMTITEVQGFGRQKGHVELYRGSEVEVLFVPKIKIELVVPDSLVEKVVQTILEKAYTGTVGDGKIFIIPVEEAIRIRTKEKGEKAI from the coding sequence ATGAAAAAAATAGAAGCTATAATAAAGCAAGTTAAACTCGAAGAGGTAAAAGATGCCCTGGTTATGGCTGGAATACAAGGTATGACCATCACAGAAGTTCAAGGTTTTGGAAGACAAAAAGGACATGTAGAATTATACAGAGGTTCTGAAGTAGAGGTACTCTTTGTTCCAAAGATAAAAATAGAATTAGTGGTTCCTGATTCTTTGGTAGAAAAGGTAGTACAAACCATCTTAGAAAAAGCTTATACCGGCACGGTGGGAGATGGTAAAATCTTTATCATACCTGTAGAAGAAGCTATAAGGATCAGAACCAAAGAAAAAGGAGAAAAAGCCATTTAA
- a CDS encoding ammonium transporter, which translates to MMVLVYSKDVLADQTSQPKLDTGDTAWMLISSALVMFMTIPGLALFYGGLAKKKDVLNTIAMSFVAYCIVSLLWVIYGYSLSFSGDIKGMIGNFDKILLKGISIDSLQGTIPEVLFCMYQLTFAGITVALISGAYIERIKFSAWIIFSVLWMSLVYIPVAHWVWGGGFLSKLGALDFAGGTVVHVNAGIAALVGALILGKRKKNYLLPNNLTLVVIGSGILWFGWFGFNGGSAVASNGLAAQAFLNTNLACAVAALAWMVTEWMITKKPTLLGIASGIVAGLVAITPAAGFVNVFGAMVIGILAGSLSYFSVTAMKSKLGYDDALDVFGIHGVAGIIGAILTGVFADPSINELGKGLLYGNPNQVLIQILAVLITIVYTALMTGIIFLVIRLFMKIRVSDEEETTGLDSTQHGEKAYNF; encoded by the coding sequence ATGATGGTTTTAGTCTATTCGAAAGATGTTTTAGCTGATCAAACATCTCAACCAAAACTTGACACAGGAGACACTGCCTGGATGCTTATTTCTTCAGCTTTAGTTATGTTTATGACAATTCCTGGCCTTGCCCTTTTTTATGGAGGCCTTGCTAAAAAAAAGGATGTACTAAACACCATAGCCATGAGCTTTGTTGCCTATTGCATCGTAAGTTTATTATGGGTGATATATGGGTATAGTTTAAGTTTTTCTGGTGATATAAAAGGCATGATAGGAAATTTTGATAAAATCTTATTAAAAGGAATCAGTATTGATTCTCTCCAAGGAACGATACCAGAGGTACTTTTTTGCATGTATCAACTTACGTTTGCCGGGATAACAGTTGCTTTGATAAGTGGAGCTTATATAGAAAGAATAAAGTTTTCAGCATGGATTATTTTTTCTGTTTTATGGATGAGCCTTGTTTATATACCGGTAGCTCATTGGGTATGGGGAGGAGGATTTCTTTCTAAATTAGGAGCCCTTGATTTTGCAGGAGGAACTGTGGTTCATGTTAACGCTGGGATAGCTGCTTTGGTAGGAGCTTTAATCCTTGGGAAAAGAAAGAAGAATTATCTTCTCCCTAACAACTTAACCTTAGTGGTGATAGGTAGTGGAATCTTATGGTTTGGATGGTTTGGATTTAACGGAGGAAGTGCTGTAGCCTCAAATGGGCTTGCAGCCCAAGCATTTCTTAATACAAACCTCGCCTGTGCTGTAGCAGCCCTTGCCTGGATGGTTACAGAATGGATGATTACTAAAAAACCTACCCTACTTGGGATTGCCTCCGGGATAGTAGCTGGTTTGGTAGCCATAACTCCAGCAGCTGGATTTGTTAACGTGTTTGGGGCTATGGTCATTGGAATCTTAGCAGGAAGTCTATCATATTTTAGTGTTACAGCGATGAAATCAAAATTGGGATATGATGATGCTCTTGATGTATTTGGAATTCATGGGGTAGCAGGAATTATCGGTGCTATTCTGACTGGAGTTTTTGCAGACCCATCTATCAATGAACTTGGGAAGGGATTACTTTATGGAAACCCTAACCAAGTTCTTATACAGATCCTTGCAGTATTAATTACCATAGTTTATACTGCCCTTATGACTGGTATAATATTCCTGGTCATCAGACTTTTCATGAAAATTAGGGTTTCAGATGAAGAGGAAACTACAGGACTTGATTCTACCCAACATGGAGAAAAGGCTTATAATTTTTAA
- a CDS encoding TorF family putative porin, giving the protein MVGSKIKKLGLVITIGSLFLNVQGIKAEDTPQPKKITGSLSGGVFNQYVFRGYELSSDSLVIQPSITLSYGGFSVNYWGNLDTHENPTQSFNPDRPNKKSFNEHDITVSYTYTRNKLSLTGGYIYYGTKYTEETEEIFFSASYDMFIKPTITIYRDIATYPGTYVNFSLSYTKNLYKNINLDLAAGFGYFKGDSNYWRTYEKSTHDYTGKKYTGFHDGKIQAIVSIPLTKNFMIQPTVQYWFPLSSKAQKKVEGKSYNPNGHLDNTWVAGVNFTLNF; this is encoded by the coding sequence ATGGTTGGGTCAAAAATTAAAAAATTGGGTTTAGTGATCACCATAGGAAGTTTATTCCTTAATGTACAAGGGATAAAAGCAGAGGATACTCCTCAACCTAAAAAAATAACAGGAAGTCTTTCTGGAGGAGTTTTTAACCAGTATGTATTTCGTGGTTATGAACTTAGTTCGGATAGTCTGGTTATTCAGCCTTCTATTACCCTTTCTTACGGTGGTTTTTCGGTTAATTATTGGGGCAATTTAGATACCCATGAAAATCCTACCCAAAGTTTTAATCCAGATAGACCAAACAAAAAAAGCTTTAACGAGCACGATATAACAGTCAGTTATACCTATACCCGAAACAAACTTTCTTTAACCGGAGGCTATATCTATTATGGAACTAAATATACTGAAGAAACTGAAGAGATTTTTTTTAGCGCAAGCTATGATATGTTTATTAAACCAACGATAACTATTTATAGAGATATCGCCACCTATCCCGGTACTTATGTTAATTTTAGTCTTTCTTATACTAAAAACTTATATAAAAATATTAATCTTGACTTAGCAGCTGGGTTTGGTTATTTCAAGGGGGATAGCAACTACTGGAGAACTTATGAAAAAAGCACCCACGATTATACAGGGAAAAAATATACGGGGTTTCATGATGGAAAAATACAAGCGATAGTTAGCATTCCACTCACTAAAAACTTTATGATACAACCAACGGTTCAATACTGGTTCCCTCTCTCAAGCAAAGCCCAAAAAAAAGTAGAAGGCAAGTCTTATAACCCTAACGGACATCTTGATAATACCTGGGTAGCAGGAGTTAACTTTACCTTAAATTTTTAA
- the chrA gene encoding chromate efflux transporter, which translates to MINNHVKIVELFFSFLKLGFTAFGGPAMVAYIKELVVEKREWLDKQTFQDGVVLAQVIPGATAIQMAGYVGFKTRGILGGLASFTGFGLPAFLFMLFLSQVYVKTHDLPKVISVFTGLQVVVVSIVANAFLSFARPLVNSKAEMFMAILSFLLLFFKVSPFLIIFICLVLSQLVFKDVSINKTETSKRINYQGLLILIFIPFIELFFLYFWDKTLFNISLVMIKIDLFAFGGGYASLPLMMHEFVDRLGWIDNRTFMDGIALGQVTPGPIVITATFVGYLLKGLLGALMATISVFTPSFIIMALFCEFSDKMNQLKIFLKAKQGILASFSALLLFVLIKFIVSLDWNFLKAMMAMVSFFALYRKVNLVYVVLISVLFSAFLF; encoded by the coding sequence ATGATAAACAATCACGTTAAGATTGTAGAGCTGTTTTTTAGTTTTTTAAAACTGGGGTTTACTGCTTTTGGTGGTCCTGCGATGGTAGCTTATATTAAGGAGTTAGTGGTAGAGAAAAGGGAATGGCTTGATAAACAAACCTTTCAGGATGGGGTAGTTCTTGCTCAGGTTATTCCCGGTGCAACTGCTATTCAGATGGCTGGTTATGTTGGGTTTAAAACCAGAGGAATTCTCGGAGGTCTTGCCAGTTTTACAGGTTTTGGGTTGCCTGCTTTCTTGTTCATGCTTTTTTTATCTCAGGTTTATGTTAAGACCCATGACCTTCCAAAGGTTATCTCAGTGTTTACTGGACTTCAAGTAGTAGTGGTTAGCATCGTTGCCAATGCCTTTTTAAGTTTTGCAAGACCTTTAGTTAACTCTAAAGCAGAAATGTTTATGGCAATTCTTTCTTTTTTACTTTTATTTTTTAAGGTTAGTCCTTTTTTGATAATTTTTATATGTTTGGTTCTTTCTCAACTGGTTTTTAAAGATGTTTCTATCAATAAAACAGAGACTTCAAAGAGGATAAATTATCAAGGTCTTTTAATCTTGATTTTTATTCCTTTTATAGAGTTATTCTTTTTATACTTTTGGGATAAGACTCTTTTTAATATTTCTTTAGTTATGATAAAAATAGACCTTTTTGCTTTTGGAGGAGGCTATGCTTCTTTACCTCTTATGATGCATGAATTTGTAGATAGATTGGGCTGGATTGATAACAGAACTTTCATGGATGGTATAGCCCTTGGGCAAGTTACTCCAGGACCGATAGTGATAACAGCCACTTTTGTCGGTTATCTATTAAAAGGTCTTTTGGGAGCTTTGATGGCAACGATTTCTGTTTTTACCCCATCTTTTATTATAATGGCATTATTCTGCGAGTTTTCAGATAAGATGAATCAATTAAAAATTTTTTTAAAAGCAAAACAGGGAATCTTAGCCTCTTTTTCTGCTTTACTTCTTTTTGTGTTAATTAAGTTTATAGTTTCTTTAGACTGGAATTTCTTGAAAGCCATGATGGCTATGGTGAGTTTCTTTGCCCTCTATCGAAAGGTTAACCTTGTTTACGTAGTTCTTATTTCTGTGTTGTTTTCAGCTTTTCTTTTTTAA
- a CDS encoding TonB-dependent receptor, translated as MWGKKALFFILALKIFFVSKGFAEEIDKERLEKEESLPEVIVTSEKIITPTKETAETVYTGIGITKKGIELSGERGSSNVWSILNILPGVYFETPDPAGISSTQRSITIRGVSGSLGTMSVEGVPVYGGNPIGPREYIFDLENLEAIDVYRGVIPVDLGTGAGTRGGTVELKPKWAKDKFGFEFKQGLGMNDYTKTFLRVDSGKLPSLGTKLSLSYSYAEADKWRGKGKLGPRENLNFTLVQALGNRINIKLWANYNDLDHHKYATLSYPDAKKDRWLDYNENFTGNSTKDWYYYKYQKLGWTNKDYYAFLDIKLLDQLMLQIKPYYRIEEKEDWSGTISISGPMRQSKPGVTWSGWEVKRKGALTQLVFDLKFVRGLLGYHYELQEWDDRPSKNYWLNPDGSLTFIGWGRFTKSISDGYSSSPYLKFAGNIGKLNWQAGLQYIKKKDGKNEGYITQYNGTVPYLLREPKLDYGGRSYSAWVPSFGLSYSFNEKIEVYTSFGKTFQTPYMYMPIVNLYYRLYEKFKKMGITLDDLFNDYKCEETYNWDLGLRIRAEKFELYPTVYFSKHKNLNTPFTPGWKDPDNPAQLLIDPSTGRPVSFNTFIGKARGYGFELASTFHLTDKFSLFFNPSYVKMKYDGDIISAGTRYPVDGKQVIGVPEKMLTTGLIARYKGFEIVPRFRYVGSYYGNLARTEKVSGYEVFDLMVSYNKEEIRSLRLKNLRLTVEFNNLFDRRYIFGTSNNYYPGTPFNVFGSISFNF; from the coding sequence ATGTGGGGCAAAAAAGCTTTATTTTTTATTTTGGCTTTAAAAATATTTTTTGTTTCTAAGGGTTTTGCAGAGGAGATCGATAAGGAAAGGTTGGAAAAAGAGGAATCTTTACCTGAAGTAATAGTTACTAGTGAAAAAATAATTACCCCTACCAAAGAGACAGCAGAAACAGTTTATACAGGGATCGGGATCACCAAAAAAGGTATTGAACTATCTGGAGAAAGGGGTAGTAGCAACGTTTGGTCTATCTTAAATATTTTACCAGGGGTATATTTTGAAACTCCTGATCCTGCAGGTATTTCTTCAACTCAGAGAAGTATAACGATAAGAGGTGTTTCTGGTTCCTTGGGAACGATGTCTGTTGAAGGGGTCCCTGTTTACGGAGGAAACCCTATCGGTCCAAGGGAATACATTTTTGATTTAGAAAACTTGGAGGCAATCGATGTCTACAGAGGGGTTATTCCTGTTGACCTTGGAACAGGTGCAGGAACAAGAGGGGGAACGGTTGAGTTAAAACCAAAATGGGCAAAAGATAAATTTGGGTTTGAATTTAAACAGGGCTTAGGGATGAATGATTATACTAAAACCTTCTTAAGGGTTGATTCGGGTAAATTACCGTCCTTAGGCACTAAGCTTTCCCTTTCTTATTCTTATGCAGAGGCAGATAAGTGGAGAGGCAAGGGAAAACTTGGTCCAAGAGAAAACCTAAACTTTACTTTGGTTCAGGCTTTAGGAAATAGAATTAACATAAAACTTTGGGCAAACTATAATGACCTTGACCATCATAAGTATGCTACTCTTTCATATCCAGATGCTAAGAAAGATAGATGGTTAGACTATAATGAAAACTTTACGGGCAATTCTACAAAAGATTGGTATTACTATAAATATCAGAAACTTGGATGGACAAATAAAGACTATTATGCCTTTTTAGATATAAAATTGTTAGACCAATTGATGCTTCAGATAAAACCTTATTACAGAATAGAAGAAAAAGAGGATTGGAGCGGAACTATAAGCATCTCAGGTCCTATGAGACAAAGTAAACCAGGAGTAACCTGGAGTGGATGGGAGGTTAAAAGAAAAGGGGCTTTAACTCAACTTGTTTTTGATTTAAAGTTTGTTAGAGGACTTTTAGGTTACCATTACGAGCTTCAAGAGTGGGATGACAGACCTTCTAAAAACTATTGGTTAAACCCTGATGGTAGCTTAACTTTTATTGGATGGGGTAGATTTACCAAAAGTATTTCAGATGGCTATTCTTCAAGTCCTTACCTTAAGTTTGCAGGAAACATAGGTAAACTAAACTGGCAAGCAGGTCTTCAATATATAAAGAAAAAAGACGGAAAAAATGAAGGATACATTACTCAATACAACGGAACAGTGCCTTACTTGCTAAGAGAGCCTAAACTTGACTATGGTGGAAGAAGTTATTCTGCTTGGGTCCCTTCCTTTGGTCTTTCATATTCTTTTAATGAAAAAATAGAAGTTTATACAAGCTTTGGTAAAACTTTTCAAACTCCTTATATGTATATGCCTATCGTAAACCTTTATTATCGCCTTTATGAGAAATTCAAAAAGATGGGCATAACTTTAGATGACCTGTTTAACGATTATAAGTGTGAAGAAACTTATAACTGGGATTTGGGGCTTAGGATTAGAGCAGAGAAATTTGAGTTATATCCAACTGTTTACTTCTCTAAACACAAAAACTTAAACACGCCTTTTACTCCAGGATGGAAAGATCCTGATAACCCTGCCCAGCTTCTGATTGATCCTTCTACTGGTAGACCTGTAAGTTTTAATACCTTTATCGGTAAGGCGAGAGGATATGGTTTTGAGCTTGCTTCAACCTTTCATCTTACAGATAAATTTTCCTTATTTTTTAACCCATCTTATGTAAAGATGAAATATGATGGAGACATCATAAGTGCCGGAACTCGTTATCCTGTGGATGGAAAACAAGTAATAGGAGTTCCAGAAAAGATGCTCACTACAGGACTTATAGCAAGGTATAAAGGTTTTGAAATAGTTCCCAGATTTAGGTATGTGGGTAGTTACTACGGTAATTTAGCACGTACAGAGAAGGTTTCTGGGTATGAAGTCTTTGATTTGATGGTTTCTTACAATAAAGAAGAAATAAGAAGTTTAAGGCTCAAAAACCTTAGGTTAACCGTTGAGTTTAACAATCTGTTTGATAGAAGATATATTTTTGGTACCAGCAATAACTATTACCCAGGAACTCCTTTTAATGTCTTTGGGTCTATATCCTTTAATTTTTAA